GGGGCTGCGACGCCTTGGTGTGTATCTGGCAGAGGGATGGCGGGAGGGGATTTTTTCAATTAATAATGAAGGAATGAAGAATGAATAATGGGGTCGTAACACCGGCTAAAGCCAGTGTTACACCCTTCCACGCTTCCACTTTCCCACGCATCCAAAAAAAACGCCGGCTTTTTAGGGCCGGCGTTCTTGGTCAAATATACCGTCAGGCTTGTTCGGGGATCAGGCCATCCCGTTTGAGCAGGGCGTCTGGATCGGGTTTCCTGCCCCGGAAGGCGACGAACAGGTCCATTGGATGGAAGGCGTTTCCGCGCGCCAGGATGTATTTGCGGAAGGAACCGGCGACCTCGGGGTTGAAGATTCCCTTTTCCTGGAAGAGGCTCCAGGCATCAGCTTCCAGTGCCTCGGCCCATTTATAGGAATAGTAGCCGGCGGAATAGCCTCCGGCGAAGATGTGGGCGAAGGCGCAGGACATATTGCTTCCCGGGATGGGAGGCAGCACCTGGAAGCGTTGCGTGGCCTGCTTTTCAAAGGCGTCGATATCGCTGATCTGCTCGGGTGGAGTGGTATGCCAGGCAAAATCGAGCGATCCGTAGCGGAGTTGGTTCAGGTTGGCAAGCCCGGCCTGGAAATTCCTGGCGGCGATCACCTTGTCCAGCAGTTCCTTGGGCAGGGGTTCCCCGGTTTCGTAGTGTTTCGCGAAGAGGTTCAGCGCCTCTTCCTCGAGCAGCCAGTTTTCCATGATCTGGCTCGGCAGTTCCACAAAGTCCCAGAGCACGCTGGTGCCCGAAAGTCCTTTGTAGTAACCATCAGTAAGCAGTGAATGGAGCGCGTGGCCAAATTCGTGGAAGATGGTACGCGCTTCATCGAGGCGCAGAAGCGAAGGCTGGTCTTCTGTTGAGGGGGTCAGCGATGCCACGATGGATACGTGGGGCCGGCGCAGGCCGTCGGAATGCAGGCCCTGTCTTTGGAAGGATGTTTGCCAGGCCCCGCCGCGCTTGGTTTCACGGGGGAAGAGGTCCATGTACATCAGCCCGAGGAAGCTTCCGGCCTTGTCATAAACTTCCCAGGTGGTCACATCCGGATGGTAGACGGGCACGTCGAAAACCTGCTTGACCTCGATTCCGTAGATGTGTTTGGCCACGCTGAACAGGCCTTCCAAAACGTTTTCCACCTTGAACCAGGGGCGCAGTTCCTCGGGATCGTAAGCGTAACGCTGCTCCTTGAGTTTGTTCGAGTAATAGCTCATGTCCCAGGGCTGGAAATCTGTGATGCCATCGGTCTCGCGGGCAAAATCCGCCACTTCCTGATATTCTTTAAGGGACGCCGGATAGGCCACGGCGTAGATCTTTTCCAGGAAAGCGGAGGCCGTCTGGAAGGATTCCGCCATGCGGTCCTCCAGAACGAAATCCGCGTGGCTCTTGTAGCCAAGCAGATGGGCGCGCTGTTCGCGCAGTTCCAGGATGCGCTTGATGTTGGCCTGATTGTCGAAATCGTCTTTGAAAGCGCGGGAGGCATAGGCGGTCTGGATCTGGCGGCGCAGTTCGCGGTTCTTGCAATAGGTCAATAGCGGGATCATGCTGGAGGGCTGCAGATTGAACAGCCAGCCGCCGTCCTTGCCTTTGACCTTGGCCAGGTGCGCGGCGCCCGCCAGAGCGCTCTTCGGCATGCCTTCCAAGTCCTTGGGATCCGTGATGTGCAGTTCCCAGGCGTTGGTGGCGCCAAGGACGTTGTCGCTGAATTTGGGGCTGAGTTTGGAGGCTTCCATGTTGATCTGGGTGAGTTTGGCCTTGTCTTCCGGGCTCAGCATGGCGCCGCCGCGGATGAAGCCTTTGTAAACCCGTTCCACGAGGCGGTAGCGTTCGGCTTTCTTCAGCGCTTCCTTGTCATCCAGGTCCTGCGGCAAGGCTGGTTTGGCCTGGCCCGCAACTTCCTGTTCATAGACTTTTTTGACCCGCTCAAAGATGGCCGGATCGGTGGAAATGCTGCTGCTGAATTCCGCCAGCAGCGGGGATATCTGTTGCGCCAGGGCTTTGTACTCAGCGTCCGACTCAGCTGAAAGGAGATTGTAATATATGGTGGTAACATAGTCCAGCACTTCGCCGTTCAGTTCCAGGGCGAGGATGGTGTTTTCAAAATCCGGCTCAGCGGGATTGCTCTTGAGGGTTTCGATCTCTTCCCGGGCAAGCTTCAAAGCCTCTTCAACCGCGGGAAGGAAATGCTCCGTCTTGATCTCCGGAAAGGGTATGGCTTGCAAACGGTGGTCGTTCTGCTGCCTCAGCAGGGGATTTTCGGATGTCGTCATGTGGATGTCCTTTGCATTGATTTTTTTACAGATATGATAATCCAAAGCACGGGCGCGGGCAAAGCCATTATCCGATCTGTTTTGAGCACTTGGGCGGGGGATCAGGACATCAAAATATCCTAGAAATAAATTGACGGATTGGGGGCGTTTAGTTATCTTGGTATTTATGGAGATTTATCCATATCGGGGATCGCCCGGTACTGATTTATATCCTGGCCTGTCATTGCCTTGCTCCTTCAAAGGCCGGGCGGACAAGTGTTTTACCGTTTTGCAGTAATTTGTGATGCCGGATAGAGACTCCGGCATCATGAGATTGACCTAAAAAAGACTTAAGCAAGGAGATTAACATGCTTAGAAAACTATTATTGGTGTTTAGCCTCGTGCTCGGACTGGGAATTGTCTGGGCGCAGGGTTTGGAGACATTCGAAAACTTGACTCTAACCGGTACCGCCTATGCAGACGGTACGTTTCTGGGACAGGATGGCTCCAACTGGACTTACGAACAGTGCCGGGGAGATTATGAGATAACTGCAAAAGCCATCATGATTGGGCGCAATCGAACTCCTCAATCCAATGTCTATTCAGGTACCATAAGTGGTGGTATTGGAACAATATCGTTCGACTATTCCCAAGCTTTTTCCACAACTGTGAACCTGAATGTGCTCGTCAATGATGTTGTGGTGGGCAATGTAACTTCATTAGCCCAGCAGGGAGTGATCCTGAACTCCGGACCGATCGTCGTTAATGTGCCCGGAGATTTCGTTCTGAAATTCATCAACGTGAACAACTCGGATGGACAAGTGGTTATCGACAATGTTGCCTGGACTGGCTACACTGCCACAATTCCAATGATTTCCGCGATCGGGACCCTCGAGGAATTTAGCGCCTATACCGGAACTCCCTCAGCTTCACAAAGTTACACGCTGATAGGCAGCAACCTGACCGAGGGCATCGTCGTCACGCCACCAAACGGCTTCGCCATTTCCACTGATGACGTGACCTTCTACACAACAGCCCAGACCCTGGCTTTGGATTACAACGGACCCGTCTATGTCCGCCTGACAGGAAGCGCCGCTGGCAGTTATTCCGGCAATATCACGCACACCAGCACCGGCGCGGACCAGGTCGACAAAGCTGTCAGCGGAACGGTGTCTGATCCGGTTCCTCTGATCAGTGTGACCGGCAATCTGTCTGCCTTCACAACCGAAGTGGGAACTCCATCTCCAGCCCAAAGCTACACCTTGGCCGGACAATTCCTCACCGCGAATATTAATATCGCCGCTCCGGCGGGATTTGAGCTCTCAACCGACGGTTCTTCCTATGCCTCCAACGCATCGGTTCCTCCGTCTTTCAGCGGATTGGTCTATGTCCGACTGACCGGAACCACGATCGGCATTTATGGCGGAAACATCACCCACACCAGCTCTGGCGCCACTCAGGTCGATCTGCCGGTTAGCGGAGAAGTGACCGATGTAGTTGGGCCGACCATATTCATGGAAGAGAACTTCAACTATACGGCTGGCACTTTGCTTACGGACAACGGCTGGATAGCTCATAGCGGTGCGGGTACGCAACCCGCGGTTGTGGGAACAACCGGATTGGTTTATCCAAATTATCCCCCAGCTTCCGGCAACAGTGCGCAAACTGTCTTCTCTGGCAGCGCG
The genomic region above belongs to Candidatus Syntrophosphaera sp. and contains:
- a CDS encoding M3 family metallopeptidase, whose amino-acid sequence is MTTSENPLLRQQNDHRLQAIPFPEIKTEHFLPAVEEALKLAREEIETLKSNPAEPDFENTILALELNGEVLDYVTTIYYNLLSAESDAEYKALAQQISPLLAEFSSSISTDPAIFERVKKVYEQEVAGQAKPALPQDLDDKEALKKAERYRLVERVYKGFIRGGAMLSPEDKAKLTQINMEASKLSPKFSDNVLGATNAWELHITDPKDLEGMPKSALAGAAHLAKVKGKDGGWLFNLQPSSMIPLLTYCKNRELRRQIQTAYASRAFKDDFDNQANIKRILELREQRAHLLGYKSHADFVLEDRMAESFQTASAFLEKIYAVAYPASLKEYQEVADFARETDGITDFQPWDMSYYSNKLKEQRYAYDPEELRPWFKVENVLEGLFSVAKHIYGIEVKQVFDVPVYHPDVTTWEVYDKAGSFLGLMYMDLFPRETKRGGAWQTSFQRQGLHSDGLRRPHVSIVASLTPSTEDQPSLLRLDEARTIFHEFGHALHSLLTDGYYKGLSGTSVLWDFVELPSQIMENWLLEEEALNLFAKHYETGEPLPKELLDKVIAARNFQAGLANLNQLRYGSLDFAWHTTPPEQISDIDAFEKQATQRFQVLPPIPGSNMSCAFAHIFAGGYSAGYYSYKWAEALEADAWSLFQEKGIFNPEVAGSFRKYILARGNAFHPMDLFVAFRGRKPDPDALLKRDGLIPEQA